One window of Branchiostoma lanceolatum isolate klBraLanc5 chromosome 6, klBraLanc5.hap2, whole genome shotgun sequence genomic DNA carries:
- the LOC136436911 gene encoding oncoprotein-induced transcript 3 protein-like translates to MGIIFYLFGAMVLGAGVNGQRGLSNLVVLDVDVDYITIGWTVSPGWNVSSYRVRYESWREGSYRDLSPAPGVNDTTATITGLHANETYTITVTSFGANGEITSQVSTEEVTDYYIMSVLCDQTHMEISFPLDGLPGVNAAGLHLLDSSCLATVDEYYVTLRTGLQECGTIQENYGNDKFRFRNRALAESELDSNGAQRYQPFARPFYCEFVRLYAKSLERNLLYTVPDSSLQFEIEHGNNTFTFDMHLYTSADFIHKYETQDYPVQFLPTDDMHVGLAVQTTLTNLELFVQDCTATPTSDKNDGTRLDVIDNGCVTLY, encoded by the exons ATGGGTATCATCTTTTACCTGTTTGGGGCAATGGTTCTAGGAGCTGGAGTGAACGGGCAAA GGGGCCTGTCCAACCTTGTGGTGTTGGACGTGGACGTGGACTACATCACCATTGGTTGGACCGTCTCTCCCGGGTGGAACGTGTCCAGCTACCGTGTGCGCTATGAATCATGGCGGGAAGGCTCTTACCGGGACCTGTCCCCCGCCCCCGGTGTAAACGACACCACCGCCACCATCACTGGACTCCACGCCAACGAGACCTACACCATCACTGTGACGTCATTCGGAGCTAACGGCGAGATAACGTCTCAAgtcagcacagaagaagtcacAG ACTATTACATAATGTCGGTGCTGTGCGACCAGACCCACATGGAGATCTCGTTCCCATTGGATGGTCTCCCTGGTGTCAACGCGGCAGGGCTACATCTGCTTGATTCTAGTTGCCTAGCGACGGTGGACGAATACTACGTCACATTGAGGACTGGGCTGCAGGAGTGTGGGACGATCCAAGAG AACTATGGAAATGACAAGTTCAGGTTTAGGAACAGGGCCCTGGCGGAATCGGAGCTGGACTCAAACGGCGCGCAGCGATACCAGCCTTTCGCTCGGCCGTTTTACTGCGAGTTCGTCCGACTTTATGCCAAATCACTGGAACGGAACCTTCTATACACCGTCCCCGACTCAAG TTTGCAGTTTGAGATAGAACACGGCAACAACACCTTTACGTTCGACATGCACCTGTACACGTCCGCGGACTTCATCCACAAGTACGAGACTCAGGACTACCCCGTGCAG TTCTTGCCGACCGATGACATGCACGTGGGGTTAGCCGTGCAGACGACCCTGACCAACCTCGAGCTGTTTGTCCAGGACTGCACCGCCACCCCTACGTCAGACAAGAACGATGGGACTAGACTAGACGTCATCGACAATGGGTGCGTTACACTgtactag